The sequence below is a genomic window from Acidobacteriota bacterium.
TACACGACGCCCCCCGCGCTCTTCACACGGTCCACGACCCAGCGCGGGTTGCCGAGCGCCGTCACGAAGAAGCGCACGCCCTCCTCGAGCGCGACGTCCACGTAGTCGGACATGCGCTTGGCGTAAACGGAGGACAGGGATTTCTCCGTAAGGACGTTGAGGCCGACGGGCTTTTTCGTGAGCGACCGGATCTCGCGCATCCCGGCGCGGAACTCCCGCTTGTGGACGTAGACGAGGGAGAGCGGCTGAACGATCCCGATCCCGCCGGCCTCGGAGACGGCCGCGACGAGCTCGGGGTTCGAGCAGGGATACATCGCCCCGCAGATGAGCGGCACCTCGATGCCGAGGGCCTCGGTCAGGGCCGTCTTCACGCCTTCACCGGCCCCGCGAGCCACACGGCCCGCCCCTTCGCGACGACGTCGCCCGCCTCGTTCGTGAGGACGCTTTCCACGAGGACCTCCTTCTCGACGATCTCCGTGAAGACCGGCGCGTCGCACGTGGCCGTGATGGTGCCGCGCGCCTTCTTGAGGAATTCGCATTCGACGCGGACGAGGATCGTGCGCATCCCGTCGGGCAGCCCGTAGCCCAGCGCGAGGCCGGTCGTCATCTCGGCGAGGTTGGTGAGGGCGATCGCGTGGATGGACGTGAGGTGGTTGCGCACGCCGCGGCGGTCGCCCATCGCGATCACGGCGCGGCCGGGCTGGAGCACCCGAATGCGCGGGCTCACGCTTCCCGAGTACGGGATCGCGAAGCCGAAGATGCGCGAGAAGAGCCACGGCCCGCCCGGCAGATCCCGGAATCGGGTCCACCACGCGCGCAGTGTCGTCACCGAAGCCGCCATCCGTCCCCCGGACGCGGATTCTAGGGGCCGGGGCCTCCGCCGCCGTCGAGACGCGTTCTCTGGCATCCTGTCGGCGAGGCGCACCATGGCTCCCCCTCTTCTCCGCCGCGTCGCCTTCGTCCTCCTCGTTGCCCTCGCCCCGCTCGCGCTGGACGGCTGCGTCTCGATCGGGGTCTCGCGGGCCGACCTTCCGGCCCCTCCCGAGCCCGGCGCTCCGCCGCGCGGGGCCGTCACCGTCGCCATCTACGAGAAGCCGGCCGACCGCGAGGCCGACCGGCACGCCGCCTTCCCTGTCCTGTCGGAGCTCGTCCGGGTTGAAAAGGCCGGCGAGACCCTCGTCGCGCGCTCGATGAACGCGACGTGGACCGTGCAGGACCTGCCGCCCGGTCCGTACCGCCTGCGCGTCACGAAGAGGATCGACGACCTCGGCAACGTCGTCGCGCTCGACAACCCCGGCGACAAGGCGTTCGACGTGCTCGCGGGAGAGCGAGCCGTCGTCTCCGTCGTCCTCAAGAAGGTGCCCGTCTTCTGGATCGTCGTCCTGGCGCTCACGGTCGTCGCGCTCGTCGTCCTCGCGATCATCGGCGTCCACAAGGGCGACCTCCCGAAACCCCCGCCGCTGCCGCTCCCGCCGATTCCGCCCGTCGCGATCGTCATCCCGCTCGGGTCGCAGGGCGGAGAGGGTGGGACCACCCTGCCCCCGCCGGAAGCCGTCGACGTCTTTCCCGCCCCGGGTTCCGTCGTCGCCGCGCGGCGCGTCGCCGTGACGTTCCTTCTCTCGATGCCGCTCGTCACCGGCGGAATCGAAGAGGGCGCCGTCCTCGCCGTCGGAACGGCCTCGGGCGACGTCCGCGGCGGCACGTCGTACCTCCCGGACGAG
It includes:
- a CDS encoding DUF4442 domain-containing protein — protein: MTTLRAWWTRFRDLPGGPWLFSRIFGFAIPYSGSVSPRIRVLQPGRAVIAMGDRRGVRNHLTSIHAIALTNLAEMTTGLALGYGLPDGMRTILVRVECEFLKKARGTITATCDAPVFTEIVEKEVLVESVLTNEAGDVVAKGRAVWLAGPVKA